One genomic region from Pseudomonadota bacterium encodes:
- a CDS encoding GTP-binding protein yields the protein MVKGKTPVALLTGFLGSGKTTLLSRVLNQGGFKDTAVIVNEFGEVSIDHLVVADLAENILELRDGCLCCTIRGDLAMTLRDLNRRRYLEEIPYFSRVIVETTGLADPVPLVHTMMANAPIQSAYRLDAVVCVVDGEHGVATLAAHDTAQDQVAMADVLVISKIDIASSEALAALRARLADINAGAEVVEVANGDIDAARLFGRALFAPGARDEALARWMAHAHEHHDHGARYTAHVIRHDGPLSLAGTSVFLNRIVNEMKDDILRIKGIAGFREKGGKPAIVHGVQNKFYPVAYLDAWPDEDHTSRLVFIGRQLDTQRIDELFAGLCI from the coding sequence GTGGTGAAGGGCAAGACACCGGTGGCGCTGCTGACCGGCTTCCTCGGCAGCGGCAAGACCACGTTGTTGTCGCGGGTGCTGAACCAGGGCGGCTTCAAGGACACCGCGGTCATCGTCAACGAATTCGGCGAAGTGAGCATCGACCACCTGGTGGTGGCCGATCTCGCCGAGAACATCCTCGAACTGCGTGACGGCTGCCTGTGCTGCACCATCCGCGGCGACCTCGCCATGACGCTGCGCGATCTGAATCGCCGCCGCTACCTCGAAGAGATCCCGTATTTCAGCCGCGTCATCGTCGAAACCACCGGCCTCGCCGATCCCGTGCCCTTGGTGCACACCATGATGGCCAATGCGCCCATCCAGAGCGCCTACCGGCTCGACGCCGTGGTGTGCGTGGTCGACGGCGAACATGGTGTGGCCACGCTTGCCGCCCACGACACCGCGCAGGACCAGGTGGCGATGGCCGATGTTCTCGTCATCAGCAAAATCGACATCGCGAGCAGCGAGGCGCTGGCCGCGCTACGCGCGCGTCTCGCCGACATCAACGCCGGCGCGGAGGTGGTGGAAGTCGCCAACGGCGATATCGATGCCGCGCGGCTTTTTGGTCGCGCCCTGTTCGCGCCCGGCGCGCGCGACGAGGCGCTCGCGCGCTGGATGGCGCATGCGCATGAACATCACGACCACGGCGCACGATACACCGCCCACGTGATCCGGCATGACGGACCCTTGAGCCTGGCCGGCACCAGCGTGTTTCTCAATCGCATCGTCAACGAAATGAAGGACGACATCCTGCGCATCAAGGGTATCGCCGGCTTTCGCGAGAAAGGCGGCAAGCCGGCCATCGTGCACGGGGTGCAAAACAAGTTCTACCCGGTCGCCTATCTCGACGCATGGCCGGACGAGGATCACACCAGTCGCCTGGTTTTCATCGGGCGCCAGCTCGATACGCAGCGCATCGACGAATTATTCGCGGGCCTGTGTATCTGA
- a CDS encoding DUF1329 domain-containing protein translates to MAHIRKYTADYSRRKFLEHTAAGMFGAGVLAPVWSTAAENGDFTKSYPAELLSIEDYTKGALKAGDIIDANNVDLVQDLIDGVRYMQIKQMGRKIELVPSTTEMTKLSPVEYIEATLRNKGVAKFDADGNVVTQDGKPWIGGNPFPEPSNGLEIFAGITLSWGRHDVSFYPVKSFELDVTGKVLYKYELAWCEFAPTGRVVVDPKPYWPGHEDRLRYQSVFFTIPQDYKGTSFLNSWYYDQRKFPDLDGYLPQFKRVRKFPTNQRFEPLIPGSSLYLSDAWTAGDPYLTWGNYKIVGRAPFLAGLTENWDSDDDNWEGKTHGGPLGSTFWDTKVELIPETIIVEAEPTGYARAPISKKRVWFDARTGLPVCMVTYDRRGEMFKSFDGAYSLYDNKGKQVMDGANPYWSWTHVHAHDVQTNRMTRLKQVKRIAGGYEMFVNQGVDVYDKYLTVAALRRLGT, encoded by the coding sequence ATGGCACACATCCGCAAATACACCGCCGACTACAGTCGCCGCAAATTCCTGGAACACACCGCCGCCGGCATGTTCGGCGCCGGCGTGCTGGCGCCGGTGTGGAGCACCGCCGCCGAGAACGGCGACTTCACGAAGTCCTATCCCGCCGAACTCTTGTCCATCGAGGATTACACCAAGGGTGCGCTCAAGGCCGGCGACATCATCGACGCCAACAATGTCGACTTGGTGCAGGATCTCATCGACGGCGTGCGCTACATGCAGATCAAGCAGATGGGACGCAAGATCGAGCTCGTGCCGTCCACCACCGAGATGACCAAGTTGAGCCCGGTGGAATACATCGAGGCCACCTTGCGCAACAAGGGCGTGGCCAAGTTCGATGCCGATGGCAACGTGGTGACCCAGGATGGCAAGCCGTGGATAGGTGGCAATCCCTTTCCCGAGCCGAGCAACGGCCTCGAGATCTTCGCCGGCATCACCCTGAGCTGGGGACGCCACGACGTGTCGTTCTACCCGGTCAAGAGCTTCGAGCTCGATGTCACCGGCAAGGTGCTCTACAAGTACGAACTCGCCTGGTGCGAATTCGCGCCTACCGGGCGCGTGGTGGTCGACCCCAAGCCCTACTGGCCGGGCCACGAGGACCGCCTGCGTTACCAATCGGTGTTCTTCACCATCCCGCAGGACTACAAGGGCACCTCGTTCCTGAACAGCTGGTACTACGATCAGCGCAAATTCCCCGATCTCGACGGCTACCTGCCGCAGTTCAAGCGCGTGCGCAAGTTCCCGACCAACCAGCGTTTTGAGCCTCTGATCCCGGGGTCCAGCCTGTACCTGTCGGACGCCTGGACGGCCGGCGATCCCTATCTCACCTGGGGCAACTACAAGATTGTCGGCCGCGCGCCGTTCCTGGCCGGCCTGACCGAGAACTGGGATTCGGACGACGACAATTGGGAAGGCAAGACCCACGGTGGGCCGCTGGGCTCGACGTTCTGGGATACCAAGGTCGAACTGATCCCGGAAACCATCATCGTCGAGGCGGAACCGACCGGCTACGCGCGTGCGCCCATCAGCAAGAAACGCGTATGGTTCGATGCCCGCACCGGCCTGCCGGTGTGCATGGTGACCTACGACCGTCGTGGCGAGATGTTCAAGTCCTTCGATGGCGCCTACTCGCTGTACGACAACAAGGGTAAGCAGGTGATGGACGGCGCCAACCCCTACTGGTCATGGACCCACGTGCACGCCCACGACGTGCAGACCAACCGCATGACGCGCCTGAAGCAGGTCAAGCGCATCGCCGGCGGCTACGAGATGTTCGTCAACCAGGGCGTGGACGTATACGACAAGTACCTGACCGTCGCGGCGCTGCGGCGTCTGGGCACATGA
- a CDS encoding ATP-binding cassette domain-containing protein, producing the protein MSLLTLHDINLDFGDQLIFDHADFTLDEGERVCLIGRNGAGKSTLFKIIMGAVIPDSGAVRRHGGAQVAQLEQTLPGNLDISVHDFVASGLATHIGLIERYRELTASALDDDGLREVEELHRSIEAHGGWDVESQIAAVITALELPDQRLLSELSGGWQRRVCLARALVSQPDVLLLDEPTNHLDLAAIEWLEKRIRAFKGSVLFITHDRAFLQALATRIVDIDRGQLKSWPGDYQRYLELKEAALEAESRHNALFDKKLAEEEAWIRQGIKARRTRNEGRVRALERMREEFAGRNRREGRAKIAVQEAERSSRRVVEARKISYAYGDTPVIKELSVKIMRGERIGMIGNNGVGKSTLLRLLLGQLEPNEGSIKFGEHLEIGYFDQLRQQLDPNKTVAEVVGDGRDHVIINGREVHVVGYLRGFLFSAKRAMTPVGFLSGGECNRVILAKLFTRPTNLMILDEPTNDLDVETLEVLEEQLADYQGTIIVVSHDRAFLDNVVTSTLVFEENGEVLRYPGGYSDWLRQGKRLAAKDEPLPSSVTAGKREAPAPKVAPAATSEAPKRAGKLSYKLQLELEQLPARIETMESEIAALENDSSAEDFYSRPFEQIQPVLDALAARREALDAAMMRWDELETMQREGG; encoded by the coding sequence ATGTCCCTGCTCACCCTTCACGACATCAATCTCGACTTCGGCGACCAGCTGATCTTCGACCACGCCGATTTCACGCTCGATGAAGGCGAAAGGGTGTGCCTGATCGGGCGCAATGGCGCCGGCAAATCGACACTGTTCAAGATCATCATGGGCGCGGTGATTCCCGACAGCGGCGCGGTTCGGCGCCACGGCGGCGCGCAGGTGGCGCAGCTCGAACAGACGCTGCCCGGCAATCTCGATATCTCGGTGCATGATTTCGTCGCCAGCGGTCTCGCCACCCATATCGGCCTCATCGAGCGCTATCGCGAGTTGACCGCGTCGGCACTGGACGACGATGGTCTGCGCGAAGTGGAGGAACTCCATCGCAGCATCGAGGCCCACGGCGGCTGGGACGTCGAATCGCAGATTGCCGCGGTGATCACCGCGCTCGAACTGCCCGACCAGCGCCTGCTGTCGGAGCTGTCGGGCGGATGGCAACGGCGCGTGTGCCTGGCACGCGCGCTGGTCAGCCAGCCGGACGTGCTGCTGCTCGACGAGCCGACCAACCATCTCGATCTGGCCGCCATCGAATGGCTGGAAAAGCGCATCCGCGCTTTCAAGGGCAGCGTGCTGTTCATCACCCATGACCGCGCTTTCCTGCAGGCGCTGGCCACGCGCATCGTCGATATCGATCGCGGCCAGCTGAAAAGCTGGCCGGGCGATTACCAGCGCTATCTCGAATTGAAAGAAGCGGCGCTGGAAGCGGAATCACGCCATAACGCGCTGTTCGACAAGAAGCTCGCCGAGGAAGAAGCCTGGATACGCCAGGGCATCAAGGCTCGACGCACGCGTAACGAAGGACGGGTGCGCGCGCTGGAACGCATGCGCGAGGAGTTCGCCGGCCGCAACCGACGCGAAGGGCGCGCGAAGATAGCCGTGCAGGAAGCCGAGCGTTCCAGCCGCCGCGTGGTGGAAGCGCGCAAGATTTCCTATGCCTATGGCGACACGCCCGTCATCAAGGAGCTGTCGGTCAAGATCATGCGCGGCGAACGCATCGGCATGATAGGTAACAACGGTGTGGGCAAGAGCACCCTGCTGCGCCTGCTGCTTGGCCAGCTCGAACCGAACGAGGGCTCGATCAAGTTCGGCGAGCACCTCGAGATTGGCTACTTCGACCAGCTGCGCCAACAGCTCGATCCCAACAAGACCGTTGCCGAGGTGGTGGGTGACGGCCGCGACCACGTCATCATCAACGGCCGCGAGGTGCACGTGGTCGGCTATCTGCGCGGCTTCCTGTTCAGCGCCAAGCGCGCCATGACGCCGGTCGGCTTCCTGTCGGGTGGCGAATGCAATCGCGTGATCCTGGCCAAGCTCTTCACGCGCCCGACCAATCTGATGATCCTCGACGAGCCGACCAACGACCTCGACGTCGAGACCCTGGAAGTGCTGGAAGAGCAGCTCGCCGACTACCAGGGCACCATCATCGTGGTAAGTCACGACCGCGCCTTCCTCGACAACGTCGTGACGAGCACCCTGGTGTTCGAGGAAAACGGCGAAGTGCTGCGCTATCCGGGCGGTTACTCCGACTGGTTGCGCCAGGGCAAACGCCTGGCCGCCAAGGACGAACCGCTACCGAGCAGCGTAACGGCGGGGAAACGGGAAGCGCCCGCGCCCAAGGTGGCGCCCGCCGCCACCAGCGAAGCGCCCAAGCGCGCGGGCAAGCTCAGCTACAAGCTGCAGTTGGAACTCGAACAGTTACCGGCTCGCATCGAGACCATGGAGAGCGAAATAGCCGCGCTGGAGAACGACAGCTCGGCCGAGGACTTCTACAGCCGGCCGTTCGAACAGATTCAACCAGTGCTGGATGCGCTGGCCGCCAGGCGTGAGGCGCTGGACGCGGCGATGATGCGCTGGGACGAGTTGGAGACCATGCAGCGTGAGGGCGGGTGA
- a CDS encoding YciI family protein: MPYMIRTTDKPDVAELRAATRDAHLVYLRAHTARILAAGGFLNDDGSVGKGGMIILDTDERAEAEKLIANDPFTLAGVFEKVEIQRWRKVFFDGVDLSL; the protein is encoded by the coding sequence ATGCCTTACATGATCCGCACCACCGACAAGCCCGACGTCGCCGAACTGCGCGCCGCGACACGCGACGCCCACCTGGTCTACCTGCGCGCCCATACCGCACGCATACTCGCCGCCGGCGGCTTCCTGAACGACGACGGCAGCGTCGGCAAGGGCGGCATGATCATCCTCGACACCGACGAGCGCGCCGAGGCCGAAAAGCTCATCGCCAACGACCCTTTCACGCTGGCCGGCGTGTTCGAGAAGGTCGAGATTCAACGCTGGCGCAAGGTGTTCTTCGACGGCGTCGATCTCAGCCTGTGA
- a CDS encoding peptidyl-prolyl cis-trans isomerase yields the protein MFVRLIVLMAALVCGAVHAADKGANPRVVLETSEGSITIELAAKEAPVSVANFLDYVKAGFYNGTVFHRVIPNFMIQGGGFTPTLEQKETHGTIKNEAANGLKNERGTLAMARRAEPDSATAQFFINLTANDFLDHQGEAPAAFGYAVFGRVTEGMDVVDKIAATTTTSVGPMSDVPAQPIVIKSATLLAP from the coding sequence ATGTTCGTTCGACTGATCGTGTTGATGGCCGCCCTCGTCTGCGGCGCGGTGCATGCCGCCGACAAAGGCGCCAATCCGCGCGTGGTGCTGGAAACCTCGGAAGGCAGCATTACCATCGAGTTGGCAGCCAAGGAAGCGCCGGTCTCGGTGGCCAATTTTCTCGACTACGTGAAAGCCGGCTTCTACAACGGCACGGTGTTCCACCGCGTGATCCCCAATTTCATGATCCAGGGCGGCGGCTTCACACCCACCCTCGAACAGAAGGAGACGCACGGCACGATCAAGAACGAAGCCGCCAACGGTCTCAAGAACGAGCGTGGCACGCTGGCCATGGCGCGCCGCGCCGAGCCCGACAGCGCCACCGCGCAGTTCTTCATCAATCTCACCGCCAATGACTTCCTCGATCACCAGGGCGAGGCGCCTGCCGCCTTCGGCTACGCGGTGTTCGGCCGAGTCACCGAGGGCATGGACGTGGTCGACAAGATCGCGGCCACCACCACCACCAGCGTCGGGCCGATGTCGGACGTGCCGGCCCAGCCCATCGTCATCAAGAGCGCGACCCTGCTCGCGCCCTAA
- the yaaA gene encoding peroxide stress protein YaaA has product MLAVISPAKTLDFTCPAWSAKATEPEFMAEAEALAVLMARKKPAQLKSLMSVSDELAALNHERFQDWSATPSADAVRPALFAFRGDVYQGLDADTLKARDVEHAQSHLRILSGLYGLLRPLDNIQPYRLEMGTRLRNPAGGNLYAYWAERPARALAAQARSVRSRVLVNLASQEYFRAVDERALGLTVITPVFKDWSRGEYRVLSFFAKRARGMMVRYILERRCRKPAELLDFDSAGYAYDEARSTPQAPVFLRRAADSS; this is encoded by the coding sequence ATGCTCGCCGTCATTTCGCCCGCCAAAACGCTCGATTTCACCTGCCCCGCGTGGAGCGCCAAGGCCACCGAACCCGAGTTCATGGCCGAGGCCGAGGCGCTCGCCGTGCTGATGGCGCGCAAGAAACCGGCACAGTTGAAATCCTTGATGTCCGTCAGTGACGAATTGGCGGCGCTCAACCATGAGCGCTTCCAGGACTGGTCCGCCACGCCGTCAGCGGACGCCGTGCGCCCGGCGCTGTTCGCGTTTCGCGGCGATGTCTACCAGGGCCTCGATGCCGACACGTTGAAAGCGCGCGACGTCGAGCATGCGCAATCGCACCTGCGCATCCTGTCGGGGCTTTATGGCCTGTTGCGGCCGCTGGACAACATCCAGCCCTATCGTCTGGAAATGGGCACGCGGCTCAGGAACCCCGCCGGCGGCAATCTCTATGCTTACTGGGCAGAGCGGCCTGCGCGCGCACTGGCAGCCCAGGCCCGCAGCGTGCGCTCGCGGGTGCTGGTCAATCTCGCCTCGCAGGAATATTTCCGGGCGGTCGATGAACGGGCGCTGGGCCTGACCGTCATCACCCCGGTGTTCAAGGACTGGTCGCGCGGCGAATACCGCGTGCTGAGTTTTTTCGCCAAGCGCGCGCGCGGCATGATGGTGCGCTACATTCTGGAGCGACGCTGTCGCAAGCCTGCCGAGCTGCTGGATTTCGACAGCGCCGGCTACGCCTACGACGAAGCGCGCTCGACACCGCAAGCGCCGGTGTTCCTGCGCCGCGCCGCGGACAGCTCGTGA
- a CDS encoding response regulator, which yields MDAPMQAHILVAEDEPKISALVSDYLRAAGMQVSVVSDGAEVLPAVARLAPAALVLDVMLPHRDGMSICRELRQTSTLPVIMLTARAEEIDRLLGLELGADDYLCKPFSPRELVARVKAVLRRSTPHAAPSAGPPRFEVDEHRMRASINGQRLDLTPVEYRLLATLLRHPGRVYRRDELLDLVYDDYREISDRTIDSHVKNLRRKIEALLPGRAVIHAVYGIGYRLEID from the coding sequence ATGGACGCTCCCATGCAAGCCCATATCCTGGTCGCCGAAGACGAACCGAAGATTTCCGCCCTGGTCAGCGATTACCTCCGCGCCGCCGGCATGCAGGTCAGCGTGGTCAGCGACGGCGCGGAGGTATTGCCGGCGGTGGCGCGACTCGCGCCGGCGGCCTTGGTGCTGGACGTGATGCTGCCGCATCGCGACGGCATGAGCATCTGTCGTGAACTGCGTCAGACCAGCACGCTGCCGGTGATCATGCTGACCGCGCGCGCCGAGGAGATCGATCGCCTGCTGGGCCTGGAGCTCGGCGCCGATGACTACCTGTGCAAGCCCTTCAGTCCGCGTGAATTGGTGGCGCGGGTCAAGGCGGTGTTACGCCGCAGCACACCCCACGCCGCGCCGAGTGCCGGCCCGCCGCGCTTCGAAGTGGACGAACATCGCATGCGCGCCAGCATCAATGGCCAGCGCCTCGACCTGACACCGGTCGAATACCGCTTGCTGGCAACGCTGCTGCGCCATCCGGGCCGCGTCTATCGACGCGACGAGCTGCTCGATCTCGTGTACGACGACTATCGCGAGATCTCCGACCGCACCATCGACAGTCACGTCAAGAACCTGCGCCGCAAGATTGAAGCACTGCTACCCGGACGAGCGGTGATCCACGCGGTCTATGGCATCGGTTACCGGCTCGAGATCGACTGA
- a CDS encoding HAMP domain-containing protein — translation MRLKLFHKLFLVLVGTSVLSLVLFASFAHWYAQRSFLRYLNDEREARLAVLSEQLLAVHARDGDWHALRDDPRAWRQLLREAIRAPRQTEDRPPPPDELGGERPPPRHDLSPFHAHRGPPPHGARDGKPRPLFGAGPHVDATLYDTDYKIIAGPLPYRRDLRLHAVSRDGRTLAYVGVPPLRNPADARDVRFARRLARMVLGGALVAGVLSLLVAAWLARRQSRPIIELGAGARALASGHFGTRLAPQGSDEIGALVDDFNVLARTLEDNESARRRWFADVSHELRTPLAIMRGELEAASDGIRPINAALVESLGQETARLAHLVDDLYQLARADIGALDYEFARASLGALLTESISHFARRWQQSGIHYDYDIDADLCAHVDSRRILQLFENLFENSTRYTDAPGHLEITARRVNGAAQLIIADSGPGVADDELGQLFEPLYRAEKSRGRAHGGSGLGLAICKRIVAAHGGHIEARRSALGGVAIHVQLPLVQ, via the coding sequence ATGCGACTCAAACTCTTTCACAAGCTGTTCCTGGTACTGGTCGGCACCAGCGTGCTGAGCCTGGTGTTGTTCGCAAGCTTTGCCCACTGGTATGCCCAGCGCAGCTTCCTGCGGTATCTCAACGATGAGCGCGAAGCGCGCCTGGCGGTGCTCAGCGAGCAACTGTTGGCCGTTCATGCGCGCGACGGTGACTGGCATGCGCTGCGCGATGACCCGCGTGCATGGCGGCAATTGCTGCGCGAAGCCATACGCGCGCCGCGGCAAACTGAAGACAGGCCACCGCCGCCCGATGAACTCGGCGGCGAACGTCCGCCGCCGCGGCACGATCTGTCGCCGTTCCACGCGCATCGTGGCCCGCCGCCGCACGGCGCGCGGGACGGCAAACCACGGCCGCTGTTCGGCGCCGGGCCGCACGTCGACGCGACGCTCTACGATACCGATTACAAGATCATCGCCGGCCCACTGCCTTATCGTCGCGACCTGCGCCTGCATGCCGTCAGCCGGGACGGTCGCACGCTCGCCTATGTCGGTGTGCCGCCGCTGCGCAATCCGGCCGACGCACGCGACGTGCGCTTCGCCAGGCGCCTGGCGCGCATGGTGCTGGGCGGCGCGCTGGTGGCGGGGGTGTTGTCGCTGCTGGTGGCGGCGTGGCTCGCGCGCCGCCAGTCGCGTCCCATCATCGAACTCGGCGCCGGCGCACGTGCGCTGGCGTCCGGCCACTTCGGCACGCGCCTCGCGCCACAAGGCAGCGACGAGATTGGCGCGCTGGTCGATGACTTCAACGTGCTGGCGCGTACCCTCGAAGACAACGAGTCGGCGCGCCGGCGCTGGTTCGCCGACGTATCCCATGAGCTGCGCACACCGCTCGCGATCATGCGCGGCGAACTCGAAGCCGCCAGCGATGGCATACGCCCCATCAACGCCGCACTGGTGGAATCCCTCGGCCAGGAAACGGCGCGACTCGCGCACCTGGTTGACGATCTCTACCAGCTGGCCCGCGCCGACATCGGCGCGCTCGACTACGAATTCGCGCGTGCCTCGCTCGGCGCACTGCTGACCGAGTCCATCAGCCACTTCGCGCGTCGCTGGCAACAGTCCGGTATTCATTACGACTACGACATCGACGCCGACCTGTGCGCCCATGTCGACAGTCGCCGAATCCTGCAGCTGTTCGAAAACCTGTTCGAGAATTCGACGCGCTACACCGACGCGCCGGGCCATTTGGAAATCACCGCGCGGCGTGTGAATGGCGCTGCGCAGCTGATCATCGCCGACAGCGGTCCGGGCGTGGCGGACGACGAACTCGGCCAGCTATTCGAACCGCTCTACCGCGCCGAGAAATCCCGCGGCCGCGCGCACGGCGGCTCGGGCCTCGGGCTCGCCATCTGCAAGCGCATCGTCGCGGCGCATGGCGGACACATCGAAGCCAGACGGTCGGCCCTCGGTGGCGTGGCCATCCACGTTCAACTGCCGCTGGTGCAATGA
- a CDS encoding Spy/CpxP family protein refolding chaperone, producing the protein MKTPTLRQPLLLVLCIVGVLGFGVSAWAGAGGGPRGPFGDDLFSTERLASELELTDAQRDAVEQLMDETRKQARPYVRTLMAQHKAMRALSESDSFDENAVRQQAAQGVAAMTELAVIHARGGFELRKLLTPAQRDKLHDMHGRRHRR; encoded by the coding sequence ATGAAAACCCCCACACTTCGCCAACCCCTGTTGCTGGTCCTGTGCATTGTCGGCGTGCTCGGCTTCGGTGTGTCGGCCTGGGCCGGCGCCGGCGGCGGGCCTCGCGGCCCGTTCGGCGACGACCTGTTCTCGACCGAGCGCCTTGCCAGCGAACTCGAGCTGACCGACGCGCAGCGCGATGCAGTCGAGCAACTGATGGACGAGACACGCAAACAGGCGCGGCCCTACGTGCGTACGCTGATGGCGCAGCACAAGGCCATGCGCGCGCTGAGTGAGAGCGACAGCTTCGACGAGAACGCGGTACGCCAGCAGGCCGCGCAGGGCGTAGCGGCCATGACCGAACTGGCGGTGATCCACGCGCGCGGCGGTTTCGAGTTGCGCAAACTGTTGACACCCGCGCAGCGCGACAAGCTGCACGACATGCACGGCCGTCGCCACCGTCGCTGA
- a CDS encoding fatty acid desaturase family protein — translation MRNSPSAASLLEPAQLEAVRTRSDAWGLALVGHAWVVIIGAAALFVWWPNVLTFALAVILIGSRQLGLLILMHDGAHGSLCRTPWLNRLLAQLFCAWPTFADTDVYRTYHLKHHTRTQQSDDPDIILTGYYPISRASLRRKLTRDLLGKTGYSQRRAQLLQAWGPPGLSIAQRMRHYWRALGPQTVTNLAMAWLAHRAGHGGLYLALWLLPLLTWQQLVLRVRNIAEHAVVRAPDDMFGNARTTLANVLERALVAPYWVNLHLEHHLLMWVPCYRLALLRRYLIDNGHGDKIETERGYLAVLRKVTTAGDDVGGDAPRKRASGTFANGFEAV, via the coding sequence ATGCGTAACAGTCCGTCCGCCGCCAGCCTGCTCGAACCCGCCCAACTCGAGGCCGTGCGCACGCGCTCCGATGCCTGGGGACTGGCGCTGGTGGGACATGCCTGGGTCGTCATCATCGGCGCGGCCGCCTTGTTCGTGTGGTGGCCCAACGTCTTGACCTTCGCGCTCGCGGTGATCCTGATCGGCAGCCGCCAACTCGGTCTGCTGATCCTCATGCACGACGGCGCGCACGGTTCCCTGTGTCGCACGCCGTGGTTGAATCGACTGCTGGCCCAGCTGTTCTGCGCGTGGCCGACCTTCGCCGACACCGATGTCTACCGCACCTATCACCTGAAGCATCACACCCGCACGCAGCAGAGCGATGATCCCGACATCATCCTGACCGGCTATTACCCGATCAGCCGCGCCAGCTTGAGGCGCAAGCTCACGCGCGACCTGTTGGGCAAAACCGGATATTCACAGCGGCGCGCGCAGCTCCTGCAGGCGTGGGGGCCGCCGGGGCTGTCCATCGCGCAACGCATGCGCCATTACTGGCGGGCGCTGGGCCCGCAGACCGTCACCAATCTCGCGATGGCGTGGCTCGCCCATCGGGCCGGCCACGGCGGTCTGTACCTGGCGCTGTGGTTGCTGCCCTTGCTGACCTGGCAGCAACTCGTGCTGCGGGTACGCAATATCGCCGAGCACGCGGTGGTGCGCGCGCCGGACGACATGTTCGGCAACGCGCGAACCACGCTCGCCAACGTTCTCGAGCGTGCGCTGGTGGCGCCCTACTGGGTCAACCTGCACCTCGAGCATCATCTGCTGATGTGGGTGCCGTGCTATCGGCTCGCGCTGCTGCGCCGTTATCTCATCGACAACGGGCATGGCGACAAGATTGAAACCGAGCGCGGTTATCTCGCGGTCTTGCGCAAGGTCACCACCGCCGGCGACGACGTCGGTGGCGATGCGCCGCGCAAGCGCGCCAGCGGCACCTTCGCCAACGGTTTCGAGGCGGTCTAG
- a CDS encoding pyridoxamine 5'-phosphate oxidase family protein, translating to MTTLAPALLARVLDVEPVARLAVLDDDGAPEVMPIVFARVGTTLFSPVDGKPKSHARLARLRHIEAHPRVALVVDRYDDDWRQLWWIRMAAMASIAVGHHRDWQAAVEALLDKYPQYRTTPLFMGEPTLICFQPMTVRAWAAAGDEGIAASVAAASEHDGSTLV from the coding sequence GTGACGACGCTGGCACCGGCGTTGCTTGCGCGCGTGTTGGACGTCGAGCCGGTGGCGCGCCTGGCGGTGCTGGACGACGACGGTGCACCCGAAGTCATGCCGATAGTATTCGCGCGCGTCGGCACCACGTTGTTTTCACCGGTGGACGGCAAACCCAAGAGTCATGCACGCCTCGCGCGCCTGCGTCACATCGAAGCCCACCCGCGCGTGGCACTGGTGGTCGATCGCTACGACGACGATTGGCGACAGCTGTGGTGGATACGCATGGCGGCGATGGCCAGTATCGCGGTGGGCCACCATCGCGACTGGCAGGCGGCGGTCGAGGCATTGCTCGACAAGTACCCGCAGTATCGAACGACGCCCTTGTTCATGGGCGAGCCGACCCTGATCTGCTTCCAACCCATGACGGTGCGTGCGTGGGCGGCGGCGGGGGACGAGGGCATTGCCGCCAGTGTCGCGGCGGCGTCTGAGCACGACGGCTCTACGCTGGTCTAG